The genomic stretch GCGTCTCCCGTCGATTCTCCGTCTCCGTTCGGCCCTGGCGGCTCCATGCGATTCGTGCCCAGACCACTCGTATCGTCTGAGCCGTTCCGCTCAGTGCTGACGCTCAGGTGAAACCAAGCCCACGCCGACCTTGACGGGGGTAGCGCGTTCGGGGTCGATGACAATGGGATTTTCGATGAGTTCCGGGGCGGTGGCCCGGGTGTCCGCGGGGTCCGGCACCCACACGGGGCCTTTCGCATATGTCCCGCGCATCCACGCGCGAGGTACGCGGCGGATACCCACCGGGTAGAGCGTCAATCCGGAGGCGTTGATACGCAATCGCAGGAAGCACTTCCAGTCCTGAATGGACAGTGATGCGAACGCATCGTTGGCGTGGCAGCCAAACACGTTGAGGGAGCCGAGCAGGTGATGCTCAGTTCGGATTACCGGGCGAAAGAAGGAACTGCTCAAGACGAGCGGTGGAAAATACGTCGCGCCGCTGAAAATCGAGGCACAGCTCAAGCGACACCCGCTCATCCAGGAGGCGGTCCTGATTGGCGATGGACGGAATTACTGCACGGCCTTGTTTGCGCTCGACGCTGAGATACTCGCCGAGATGGCTCGCCGCGAGGGGCTCCCGGCGGACCCGACCCACCCGCGAATCAACGACGTCCTGCAGACACTGGTCGCGGAAACGAACGTGGGTCTGGCGTCCTTCGAGTGCATCAAGACGTTTCGAGTGTCGCCCGATCCGTTCACGGTGGATGGAGGCGAACTCACGGCCTCGCTGAAGGTCAAGCGCCACGCGGTCGTTCGGAAGCACGCGGCGTTGATTGAGTCGATGTACGGAGCCCCGGAGTCGCAGCCGTAAGCGACTGTTCGTTGAGCCACCGTGCGAATGGTGCTTCGTGAGGCCCAGGGGCATCCCCCCGCTCAGCCGCAACGGTCTCCGCCCAAAGCACGACGTCCCGGCATCCCATGCATTCTTCCAACCGAGGCCCGGCGATAAACAGCGGGGCCCGAAATCAGGTGACGCTCCACTGGCGATGTCCCCTACCATCCAGCGAGTCCCCACCGCTGAGGCCGACTCCGCTGAACGCCACCGAACCCCGTCACCTCGCCGGCCTGGACCTGCTCCGGTGCCTGGCCATCCTCATCGTCCTCCTCTTCCACTACCCGCGCCCCGAAGGCCACGAGACCTACCGGATGCTCGCCAACTTCGGCTGGACGGGCGTGGAGTTGTTCTTCGTGCTGAGCGGCTTCCTCATCGGCTCTCAGCTCCTGGAGCCGGTGTCCCGAGGGGAGACGCCATCCCTGAAGCGCTTCTACCTGCGGCGCTCCCTTCGCATCCTTCCGCCCTATCTCATCGTGGTGGCCCTGTATCTCTTCATTCCCGCGTGGAGTGAACGCCCCGTGGAGACGCCCGCGTGGCGCTTCCTCACCTTCACGCAGAACTTCGGGCTGCGCCTGAACGGCTTCTCCCACGCGTGGTCGTTGTGCGTGGAGGAACACTTCTACCTGGTGCTGCCCCTCGCCGTCCTCGCGCTGCGCGGACGCGTTCGGGCTGCGCACCTGCTCGCGGGCGCGGTGGGATTGATGGTGGCCGGCATGCTTCTGCGAGGCGGCCTGTGGCAGCGCTACTTCTCGATGCTCGGACCGAGTGATGCCGGATGGCGAGGCTACGACACGCTCCTCTACTACCCCACGTACGCGCGGCTCGACGGGCTGACATGCGGCGC from Myxococcus xanthus encodes the following:
- a CDS encoding acyltransferase family protein, giving the protein MHSSNRGPAINSGARNQVTLHWRCPLPSSESPPLRPTPLNATEPRHLAGLDLLRCLAILIVLLFHYPRPEGHETYRMLANFGWTGVELFFVLSGFLIGSQLLEPVSRGETPSLKRFYLRRSLRILPPYLIVVALYLFIPAWSERPVETPAWRFLTFTQNFGLRLNGFSHAWSLCVEEHFYLVLPLAVLALRGRVRAAHLLAGAVGLMVAGMLLRGGLWQRYFSMLGPSDAGWRGYDTLLYYPTYARLDGLTCGALLATLRVFRPAAWERWTQGSHAGVLALVGLGCLGGVLWLNEQHFRYLAHTMLAFPLTSLGYAALLVALAGPAASRVCARIPGARTFAVLSFTVYLTHKAVQHGVRVALEPHGMDAFHPVTLLGGAVTVLLASLALHHGVERPALKWRSRLETWLVREPLPQPAASVPRP